The segment GGTGCAGGACGCGGAGTTCGTCGGGCAGGAAGCCCCAGGCGTAGCGGGTGACCCAGGGGCCGCTCGCGAGAAGCCTGGGACCGGGGACTTCGTTGCGGTTCACCCGATCCCGGAAGGCGAGGCTGGACATCGGTGCGGCGAGGTCGACCCCCGCGGTCACGCCCGCCGCCAGCAACTGCTTGGCGGATGTTTCGTATACGAGATCGTCGTTCCCCTCGAACCACGGGAACCACTGGCTGTAGTCGCCGTGTCCGAGAATCATGATGTGGACGTGCGCGTCGACCATCCCGGGCATCATCGTCTTGCCCCGGGTGTCGATGATCTCCGCGTCCGGCGGGATCTCGATCTCGGCCGCGGGCCCCACGGCGACGATGCGGTTCCCCTCGATGACGACGGCCGCATGGTGGATCGGGGGCACCTCGTATCCGTCCAGCAGCTGGCCTCCGACCAGCGCGATCGTCCCTTCCTGGGCGGTGGCGGGCAGCCCTCCGAGGAGCGCGGCGAACGCCGCGAGTGCTGGAAGGCCGGCGAGTCGGGGTGAGCGGCGGGCGGAATCCATCATATCCTCCTCTGCCTTGGCTGCTCTGGATCGATTCGGCTCTATCAACGTGCGGCGCAAATCCGTCGACGGGCAATGGCGGGCGGGCGGACCTCCGGACGTTCCCGCGGGAACGTCCGACCGGTCAGGTCGCGAGCTTGAACAGGCTGTCCCGCGCCGCCCGACGATCGAACGTGTACGTGGGAGCAAAGCCACGTGCGTGGTTACAGCGCCCGATGAGGTAGTCGGCGAAATCGGCCGTACCCGACTCATAGTCACGCAGGGCAAGTCGAACCGTTTCGCTGTCCTCCACGATGAGTTCGGCCGCGCCCAGGAGCTTGCCGACCACCTTTACGACGGCGGTCTTCTCATAGCGATAGCCGCGCCGCAGCACCCACACCAGTTCGACGAGGACGGGTACGCACACGTAGCCGGGCGTCTCGGCGGTACAACGGCTCTCGATCAGCCGCGTGGCGGCGGTCGCGAGTTCCCGGTCGTCCCGCGTGACAAAACGCACCAGGATGTTGGTGTCCAGCCCGATCAATCGCGTAGCGCCCGGCGAACGGCCTCTTGAGCGACCACTTCGTCCATCTCTTCCTGACTGAGCGGAACGGGGGGTCTCGGGAGCATGCCCGCGAGATCCATGACGGACCCCGTGACAGGCGTCACAAGGAGCCTGCCATCATCCTCCATCGAGAATGCGATCCGGTCGCCCGCCTTGAGATCGAGCCGATCCCGGATGGGCTTCGGGAGCGTGACCTGCCCCTTGCTGGTGATCGTCGCTTCCACCGAGATCCCTCCTCTGGTTCCTTACCTGAAGTAAGGTAGGCACATCTGTACTCGATGTCCACTTTCCGGGGCGTCTTGCGTGCGCCCTGGGCGGTTCGGACTTTTCCGGGACACGACACCAAGTGGTCCTGATCACCGGTTCAGGGGACCGCGGTCATCAGCTGGAGCTCTTGCAATGCGACACGATCACAGCCCTCGAATCCTTCGATTCTCCCTCTCCTTCGCGTTCCTCCTCGCCGCGGCCACGACGGATGTCGCCGCGCAGGAGGGGGCGGACGGATACCAGACGCCGGCCGCCGAACTCGCCGCGCTCGTCGACGCCCCCACGACCCCGGGCATCAGCCTGAGCCCCGACGAGTCGTTGATGCTGCTCACGATGCGGCCCAGCCTGCCGTCGATCGGTGAGGTGGCGGCGCCGGAGCTGCGGATCGCCGGACTGCGCATCAACCCGCGCACCAACGGCCCCAGCCGCGCGCGGCCCTCGAACGGGCTCGCGCTACGCACGTTCGAGGGCGAAGAGCGCGCCGTGACCGGGCTGCCGGAGAACCCGCGCATCCGCAACGCGCGCTGGTCGCCCAACGGAAGCACGGTGGCGTTCACGCACGACACCGACTCGGCCGTGCAGCTCTGGATCCTGGATGTCGCGTCCGCGGCGGCGCGACGGCTGTCGGACCTCGACCTCGTGAACGTGGGCTTCGGAGCCCCGTTCAACTGGTCGCCCGAAGGCGACTTCCTCTACGCCATGGCGGCGCCGGCCGGCCGCGGCCCGGCTCCCGCGGAGCCGATGGTGCCGACGGCGCCAATGATCGAGGAGACGTCGGGGGAGGCGGCCCCCGCCCGCACGTACCAGGATCTGCTGCAGGACCAGCACGATGAGGCGCTCTACGAGTATTACTCCACGGCGCAGCTGACCCGCGTCGGCCTCGACGGATCGGTGGCCATGGTCGGCGATCCGTCGATCTTCTCGGGCGCCTCGCCGTCGCCGGATGGCGAGCACCTGCTCGTGCAGACGACGCACCGGCCGTACTCGTACCAGGTGCCGGCCTCCCGCTTCCCGCGCACGATCGAGGTGTGGGACACGCAGGGGAACGTGGTCCACCAGGTCACGGAACTCCCGCTCCAGGATGGCGTCCCCACGTCGTTCGGGTCGGTGCCGACGGGCGTGCGGTCGATCTCGTGGCGCGCCGACGCGGACGCGACGCTGTACTGGACGGAGGCGCAGGACGGCGGCGACGCGCTCGCCGAGGCGGACATCCGCGACCGGGTGTTCATGCACGCGGCGCCCTTCTCCGGGGAGCCTGTCGCGATCGCCGACCTCGCGCTCCGCTACGGCGGCGTGATGTGGGCGGATGAGGGATTCGCCTTCGTGAACGAGAACTGGTTCTCCACCCGCCAGCAGCGCACCTACCGGATCGATCCGGACGCGCCGGGGGAGGTGGAGCTGATCTTCGACCTGCAGACGGAGGACCGGTACAACGACCCCGGCTTCCCGATGTTCACGACGAACGCGCGCGGACAGGGCGTCCTCATGACCGCCGACGGGGGGTCCTCGATCTACCTCGCGGGACAGGGCGCTTCGCCCGAAGGCAACCGTCCCTTCCTAAGGAAGCGGAACCTCGAAACGGGAGAGGAAGAGGAGTTGTTCCGTTCCGAGGCGCCGTACTACGAGGGCGTGGTCACGCTCCTCGAGGACGGGCGACTGATGACGCGGCGGGAGTCGGTGGACGAGCCCCCGAACTACTTCCTGCGCGACCTCGAGCGGGGGACGATCAGCGCCGTGACCGAATTCCCGCACCCGTATCCGCAGTTCGCCGGCGTTCGCAAGGAGGCGATCCAGTACGAGCGCGAGGACGGCATCCCGCTCTCGGCCACGCTCTACCTGCCGGCGGACTATGACCAGGAGCGCGATGGTCCGCTCCCGACCTTCGTGTGGGCGTATCCGACCGAGTTCAAGAGCGCGGCGGCGGCCGGCCAGCGGCGCGACTCGCCCTACCAGTTCACGCGGATCCCCTATGGCGGCGCCGTACCGTACGTGACCCGGGGCTACGCCGTGCTCGACAACGCGTCGATGCCGGTCATCGGCGAGGGCGATGCGGAGCCCAACGACACCTTCCGCCAGCAGCTTGTGGCGAACGCACAGGCGGCGGTCGACGAGGGCGTGCGGCGCGGCGTCGTGGATCCGGACCGGGTCGGCGTCGGCGGACACTCCTACGGCGCCTTCATGACCGGCAACCTGCTCGCGCACTCCGACATCTTCCGGGCCGGCGTGGCGCGCAGCGGCGCGTACAACCGGACGCTGACGCCGTTCGGCTTCCAGCGCGAGCAGCGGCTCTTCTGGGAGGACCCGGACCTCTACCTGTACATGTCGCCCTTCATGCACGCGGACAAGGTGAACGAGCCCATCCTCATCATCCACGGCGAGGACGACAACAACTCGGGCACCTTCCCCATCCAGTCGCGGCGCTTCTACGCGGCGCTCAAGGGGCTGGGCGCGACGGCGCGGCTCGTCTTCCTGCCGGCCGAGAGCCACGGCTACGCGGCGCGCGAGTCGGTTCTGCACGTCCTGTGGGAGACCGACCGCTGGCTCGAGATGCACGTGAAGCCGGCGAAGCCCGTCACGACGACGGACGACGCGGGAAGCTGAACGCCGCCGCAGAGGTCCCGCTCCTGGTCGAGGCGGAGGGTCCCGTCCGGATCCTCCGCCTCAACCGTCCCCGCCGTCTCAACGCCGTCAGCCTCCCCATGTACGAGGCGCTGGAAGCCGAACTCGCGCGCATCGGAGCGGACTTCGAGACGCGCGTCGTCATCGTGACGGGGACGGGGCGGGGGTTCTGCTCCGGGGCCGACCTCAAGGCGCACCGCGACCGCGAGGCGTCGCAGGCGGAGCGCCGCGCCTATATCGAGACGAGCCAGCGCGTGTTCCGCACGCTCCAGACGCTGCCGCAGCCCGTCGTCGCGGCCGTTAACGGACACGCGATCGGGGCGGGCTGCGAACTCGCCCTCTCGTGCGATTTCGTCATCGTGGCGGAGGAGGCGAAGCTGCGCATGCCGGAGGTCGCGCTGGGAACGTTCATCGGGGGCGGCACGGCCTATACGCTGCGCCGACGCGTGGGCCACGCGCGCGCGGCCGAACTCATCCTCCTGGGGCGCTACTTCACCCCCGAGGAGGCGGGCGCATGGGGGCTGGCCAACGAGGTGCTCCCCGCGGAGGAGGTCCTCCCCGCCGCCCTCGATCTCGCCGGCCGGCTGGCCCGCAACGCCCCGATCTCCATGCGCCTCGCCAAGCGCCTGCTCGACCGGGCGGAATCCGTCAACGCCGAAGAGGCGCTGCGCCTCGAGGCCGAAGCGCTCTTCACCTGCATGGCCTCCGAGGACTGGCGCGAAGGCCTCGAAGCCTTCGCCGAGAAGCGCACCCCCGCCTATCGCGGCCGGTAGCCTGCTTGGCGGCCGCCGCTGTCGCGCGGCCCCCCGGTGCGATAGCGTTGCCGGGCCGGCGGACGGCGGCGGCGTTCGCGGGCGCACACAAAAGGAAAAGGGAGACACGGAGATGCGGATAATGGACGCGCGTCACGCCCGGTTGTGGGCGGCGGGAGTCGCGCTGGCGGTGGGAGCGGCCGGCTGCGCACCCGGGGGAGACACCGGAGATGCCGACGCCTCCGCGGCGGCGGGGGCCGACGAGGCCGCGGCGCAAGAGGCGGCCCAGGTGGCGCTCGGCCCCGTGGACGGGCACGACCTGCCCCCGGTGGACCTCGAGCGCGTGCTCGCCGGCGGCCCGGCGCCCGACTTCACGGCCCTTTCAAGCGCGGGCGAGCCGATCACGCTTTCGGACTACCGCGGAGAGAGGAACGTCATCCTCTTCTTCTACCGCGGCCACTGGTGACCGTACTGCGCAAAGCAGCTCGGAGAGCTGCGAGACTTCATGACGCCCGAACAGCGCGAACGGACCCAACTCCTGGCGATCGCCCCCGACAGCCCCGAGGACATCGGGCTCATGATCGACCGCGTCCTCGAGGACTACGACTACGCGCTCGACTTCCCGCTCCTGTCCGATGACGGCTCCGCGATCACGAACCGCTACGGCCTCCTGAACGAGAACTCCGGGCGCGGACGCCAGCTCCCGCACCCCACGACCTACGTCATCGACATGGACGGCACGGTGCGCTGGAGCTTCACGGAGGTGGACTACACCGTCCGCCCGGAGCACGCCGACATCCTCGCCGCGCTCGAAGCCCTGGAGCGCTAGCGCTTCTGGCGGAGCGGCTCTGGGGGAGCCGCCCGCCGGTCAGCGATCCAGCCGGCAGCGGCCCATGTTGCAGGTGAGGCCGGTCAGTTCCTGACTCAACTCCCGGAGGCGGGCGCGCGCCTCGGCGTCGTAGGCCTGGTCGTTCGCGCGGGTCGGACGGAGGCCGCTGAAGTACTGCCCGCTCTCGAAGTCGTCCGAGTCCACCACCTGCATCACGGCGTCCGCCCCCTCGTCGATGGTGGCGCGCGGCGTCGCGCCCAAGCGCCGCACCATCTCGGTCGGCATGTAGGTCGCCGGATGGAGGGAGCCGACCACGATGCCCGTTCCGGCCAGGTCATCGGCCAGATCGTGCGTGAACATGATCTGGGCGAGCTTGCTCTGGGCGTAGGCGCGGCGCCCGCTGAAGTCCTTCTCGATCATCACGTCATCGAAGTCGATCGGCGTCTGCGCGCCCGAAGACACGTTCACGATGCGCGACGGCGTGCTGTCGAGCAGGCGCGGCATCAGCATGTGCGTGAGCAGGAAGGTGGAGAGGTAGTTCACCTGGAAGCGGTACTCGTGGCCGTCCTCCGTGACCCACCGCTCGTCCGGCGCGGACCCGAACCCCGCGTTGTTGATCAGGATGTCCAGGCGGTCGTAGTCGGCCCGCAGCGTCTCGGCGAAGGCCCGGACCTCCGCCAGCGACGCGAAATCGGCGCGGTAGAAGCGCGCGCTCCCGGGCCCCGCCGCGTTGATCGCATCCACCACCTCGGCGCCGCGTTCCTCGTTGCGCCCGTGGACGATGACGTGATCGCCCCGCGCGCCCAGCCGCAGGGCGAGTTCGCGGCCGAGGCCGGAGGTGGCTCCGGTGACCAGGGTCACATTCTGCCCGGGGGTCGGCGCAGGGGCCTCCTGGGCCATCGCCTCGGCGACGGAAGCCGGCCAGAGGGAGATGAGGACGGCGGCGGCCGTCACGGCAGCGCGATGCATGGTGCTCTCTTTCGTTCTCATGGGACGAGTTCCTCCTCGACGAGGCGGGCGATCCACAGGCCGGAGTGGAGGTCGGAGGTGAAGATCCGCCCCTTGAACAACTGGGCGCCCCACGTCATCGACCAGTTCGGCACCGCGGCGTCCGGCGATGACGTCTTGATCGCGCCGATCTCGCGGCCCTGGCGGTAAAGGTCGCCGCGCAGTTCGCCCGAGATGTCCAGCACCCGCAGC is part of the Candidatus Palauibacter scopulicola genome and harbors:
- a CDS encoding type II toxin-antitoxin system VapC family toxin, which encodes MIGLDTNILVRFVTRDDRELATAATRLIESRCTAETPGYVCVPVLVELVWVLRRGYRYEKTAVVKVVGKLLGAAELIVEDSETVRLALRDYESGTADFADYLIGRCNHARGFAPTYTFDRRAARDSLFKLAT
- a CDS encoding AbrB/MazE/SpoVT family DNA-binding domain-containing protein — its product is MEATITSKGQVTLPKPIRDRLDLKAGDRIAFSMEDDGRLLVTPVTGSVMDLAGMLPRPPVPLSQEEMDEVVAQEAVRRALRD
- a CDS encoding prolyl oligopeptidase family serine peptidase, which produces MRHDHSPRILRFSLSFAFLLAAATTDVAAQEGADGYQTPAAELAALVDAPTTPGISLSPDESLMLLTMRPSLPSIGEVAAPELRIAGLRINPRTNGPSRARPSNGLALRTFEGEERAVTGLPENPRIRNARWSPNGSTVAFTHDTDSAVQLWILDVASAAARRLSDLDLVNVGFGAPFNWSPEGDFLYAMAAPAGRGPAPAEPMVPTAPMIEETSGEAAPARTYQDLLQDQHDEALYEYYSTAQLTRVGLDGSVAMVGDPSIFSGASPSPDGEHLLVQTTHRPYSYQVPASRFPRTIEVWDTQGNVVHQVTELPLQDGVPTSFGSVPTGVRSISWRADADATLYWTEAQDGGDALAEADIRDRVFMHAAPFSGEPVAIADLALRYGGVMWADEGFAFVNENWFSTRQQRTYRIDPDAPGEVELIFDLQTEDRYNDPGFPMFTTNARGQGVLMTADGGSSIYLAGQGASPEGNRPFLRKRNLETGEEEELFRSEAPYYEGVVTLLEDGRLMTRRESVDEPPNYFLRDLERGTISAVTEFPHPYPQFAGVRKEAIQYEREDGIPLSATLYLPADYDQERDGPLPTFVWAYPTEFKSAAAAGQRRDSPYQFTRIPYGGAVPYVTRGYAVLDNASMPVIGEGDAEPNDTFRQQLVANAQAAVDEGVRRGVVDPDRVGVGGHSYGAFMTGNLLAHSDIFRAGVARSGAYNRTLTPFGFQREQRLFWEDPDLYLYMSPFMHADKVNEPILIIHGEDDNNSGTFPIQSRRFYAALKGLGATARLVFLPAESHGYAARESVLHVLWETDRWLEMHVKPAKPVTTTDDAGS
- a CDS encoding enoyl-CoA hydratase/isomerase family protein; the protein is MGDRPLARDAREAGEARHDDGRRGKLNAAAEVPLLVEAEGPVRILRLNRPRRLNAVSLPMYEALEAELARIGADFETRVVIVTGTGRGFCSGADLKAHRDREASQAERRAYIETSQRVFRTLQTLPQPVVAAVNGHAIGAGCELALSCDFVIVAEEAKLRMPEVALGTFIGGGTAYTLRRRVGHARAAELILLGRYFTPEEAGAWGLANEVLPAEEVLPAALDLAGRLARNAPISMRLAKRLLDRAESVNAEEALRLEAEALFTCMASEDWREGLEAFAEKRTPAYRGR
- a CDS encoding redoxin domain-containing protein, with amino-acid sequence MDARHARLWAAGVALAVGAAGCAPGGDTGDADASAAAGADEAAAQEAAQVALGPVDGHDLPPVDLERVLAGGPAPDFTALSSAGEPITLSDYRGERNVILFFYRGHW
- a CDS encoding SDR family NAD(P)-dependent oxidoreductase — its product is MHRAAVTAAAVLISLWPASVAEAMAQEAPAPTPGQNVTLVTGATSGLGRELALRLGARGDHVIVHGRNEERGAEVVDAINAAGPGSARFYRADFASLAEVRAFAETLRADYDRLDILINNAGFGSAPDERWVTEDGHEYRFQVNYLSTFLLTHMLMPRLLDSTPSRIVNVSSGAQTPIDFDDVMIEKDFSGRRAYAQSKLAQIMFTHDLADDLAGTGIVVGSLHPATYMPTEMVRRLGATPRATIDEGADAVMQVVDSDDFESGQYFSGLRPTRANDQAYDAEARARLRELSQELTGLTCNMGRCRLDR